The Brettanomyces bruxellensis chromosome 8, complete sequence genome segment CACTTGATCTTTTGGCAGAAATCTTAGCGACATCCTCACTGCCAACAACATGAGACTCGTCTCTTAGTTTGTTGATATCTGCAAGGAAAGGAAGTGCACCtggagaagatgatgcCGGCAGCTGCACAGGCTTTGTTCTGTGTTTATTAGAAGAACGGAGAGGAGTATTTTTGCTTGAAGACAGATGGGGTGCCGGTGGGGCGGATGAGGCAGGGAGTGGCGGTGCAGATGGAGTGTGTGGCACAGCAGATGAAGGGAGTGGCGGTGcaggtgaagaagaaggagcaTGTGGCGCTAAAGTGGCTGGGAGTGGCGGTGCAGGCGGTGCAGGCGGTGCCGAAGGTATAGAAGACACTTTTTCTGTATTGTGACTGGCTCCTGCTTGCTTTTGTCGAACTATGGCAGATGACGCTTGCGGAACGGGTGGGGCGTTTCTTGGCAACGGTGGTGCGTTTGTAGTCGTTTTCTGCCCGGATACCATACCCGGTTGTTTTGGCAAAGAAGGTGCACTTCCAGGAATTGGGGGCGCGTTTCCAGGAATTGGGGGTGCATTGCTAGGAATTGGGGGTGCGTTGCTAGGAATAGGAGGAACACTACCAGGAATAGGAGGAGCATTACCAGGAATTGGAGGGGTATTGAAAGATGTAGAAGAAGATCCTTTTGAATTTCTGAAAGCAGTCTCTCCTGAATTTCTGAAAGCAGGCTTGTTTGAATTTCTAGAAGCAGTTTCTCCTGCAGTTCCTTTTGAATTGAATGCCTTCCTGATGGTTGGAGGCCTGTGAGTAGGCATTCCAGGAATCGGCATGGCATTATTTCCATGCGAAGGTACATGCGAAGGCATAGCAGGACGATTTATAGGGGGTGCTGGCACAGATGGCACGGATGGCACAGAAAACTTAGAAACACCTGCATTTGCAACTGGAGATGCATTATGCAGTTTTTTCTGGGGTCGCAAGGACGGAACTTTCGGTGCCGAGTACACTTTCGATGATGCATTTGGAGTTTGGGAAATATGCTTTAATTTCGGCATCCCACCTGCTAGAATGCCTGCCAATTGTGAGCCAACTGAATTGTCAGCTGGTGCAACTTGTGAAGGGGCAGAGGAGTTATGGTTTGCCTGTGGTGCGAATGTAGGGACTTTTGGTGCAGATAGATGCGATGAGGCATTGCTTCTCGATGCTGTATTCGAACTTATAACACCTCCGCCGCCTGTGATTGGTCCTGATCGATCATTGGTAACTGCCTTCTTTAACCTAGTTCCTTTTCTAATAGAACTCAATAATGCGTTTCTATCGGGTGTAATCTTGGGAAGAGCCTGGGAAGTCGGCTGTGCTGCTGCCATTCCACCTGCAGGAGGAGGAGGGGGTGGTGGAGGAGCTGGGGGTCCTGCCATTGTATGTAATGTCTATTTTTGTACTGGAACgaaatgagaagaaattgaagcAAATGATGTCAAGCTTGTCAGAACAAAAAGCACTCGGATTTGAGGGCAACTTTTTTACCGCTGTTTAATTCAAGACTGTGAGTTTCAGCTTCACGAATTCTTGGATGAATACTGTGAAATTCTGTATACTATATTTACACCTTGCAGTCTTTAGTGTGTTTGAAGATGCGAGCGCGGGAAAATAATGGTGCACACAATATTTatcttctattttatttttgtttttatttctattttttttcatcgttGTATTTCTGAGACCCACCCCATACAGAATATTTACACATACTAtagaattgaaaaagccTTCACATAGTCTAGCTGTTCCGCAGGAACAATCATGCTTCCCATAACAAAGAGATACGTGCCGATTTTGCGTTTTTTTGCTCGAAATCGACCTCTGAAAGTAAGATTTATCGCCAGCGTGGATAATAGCGTAAGAACAGGCACTAATCAGCAAGATAAAGACGACACAGTCCACGATAAGAAATCACCTGAAGCACAGAGTACAAGCAACGCAACAAAGGGTAAAATTCAACCAGATGAAGACTCAAGGATTAATAAAAATGCAATCAGAGCCGATCATAAATTGGTTCTGAGCAAACTAGCTTTCGATCTAGAGGAAAGTGAAGTTAAGAAGGCATTTGAACCGATAGGAGGTGTGGTCTCAGTAAGTATTGCACGAAATCCAAAGACGGGGAAATCTAGAGGATACGGAACGATGATTTTTCAGACGGCAGAGCTTGCAAAAAGGGCCAGTATAGAGATGCAAGGGTTGGTTCTTCATAACAAACCCATAATTACTAGGGTGAAATCAGAAATGAGATACGAGGGaatcaaatcaaagaaatacgACATTCTACATATTAAGAATCTGCCTTATGAAATGACAAATGAGGATTTGTTGAAGTTGTTTGCACCGTACGAGGCTTTGAGGAGCGGAATTGCAAAAGCACCAATTACTAGAAAGAATCTAGGTTACGGATATGTTCGATTTAGCTCCGCAAACTCTGCATATAGGGCACTCTTAAAGACGAGAGACTTGAAGTTTCACGATAGGAGGCTCAAGATAGCATTTGCCGAACCTAAGCCTCATAACTATAGATTCATTGTTTAATTCGGCCTGTACATATTGCATAGAGGGGCATGTATATAAGCTACTTAATTGCATATTAACGATGCTGgtttttttatataaatgCACACGATGTATATATAGGACAAGATGTAATAAGTGTAATCGGTGGGCATCAGAaagtaaacaaaaaattaaaaacaGCAATGTAGGtcgtaaaaaaaaagacgccaaaacaaataaaaacagGACATAATCAAATATCATCAACGATAAAcgtaaagaagaagactaAAAGACAGATATCATGACTAtcttcatttcttctcctccttaCCCTCGGGAGCTTTAGCGACACCAACCTTCGCAGCTCTCAACACTCTTCCATTCAACTCATAGCCGGGCTGCTGGACAGAAAAGACTGTGCCAGGCTCCTTGTTTGGCATCTCAAGTTGGAAAACAGCTTCATGAAGGTTTGGATCGAACTCCTTGTCCAATGGGTCGATCTTTTTAATGCCGTGCTTTTGCAAAGTCTTCTCAAAGACGTTCTTGGTCATTTTCACACCGTCATAGAAAGTCGACAATCCGGCATTCGAACCCAAGTCCTCAGTCTTAACAGCATCTATGGCATGGTCAAAGTTGTCAAGGGTCTCAATAAGGTCCTTGGAGAATTTCTGCAAGGCAAAGTCTCTTGCCTTTTGCATTTCTCTCTGCGTTGTACCTTGGAGGTTTCTGAAATCAGCAATTGCCCTCATATATCTGTCCTTCAGTTGTGAATTCTGCTTTTGTATGCTATCAAGATCTGCCTTGGTCTTTTCCAATAGAGCTGCAACGTCTGGATTTAAACCTTTTTCAGAGTCTTTTTCGGCATTTTTCTTCGGTTCCTGTTTCCCTTTCTCCTGGGACTTCTCCTCAGGTTTCTTCTCAGAATCAtcttttgatgttgaatATTGCTTGCTGGTGTTCCAGGAGAAGCCTCTGGATCCAAGCTGGGATCTGGTGAATTGTGAAAGTCCAAGAACACTAGAAGGTGTAGCGACCCGACGTTGGGAAGCCCTTCTTGAAGCCAGTCCTAACTGCACGAGTCTTGTAAGTGatttctgcatttttgCTATGCCGATTATGtttttaaaatatatctATTAAAATGAGGCCAAAGTGAGCTTGATCTGCAAACTTAAAATTTCAGTATGCAAAGTAGGGAAGGGTAAAAGTGGAAAGAAGTTCGTGGTGGGGAAAGGAGAGAAATctcgatgaaaaaaaaaagtaaggaaaaaatatcggGACACAcatgagagaaaaaaatagtcaATGATGCGTCGAGATGACTGAACCACATACTAATAGCATACAAACATTTCGGGGCTGCAGCAATGTAAGCATCATAAAACAAGCTATCAAAGGTGCTTTCATACAAAAATAAGCTACAGTAAACTCAAATACGTCTTATTTGACAATGGTATTAAAAGCAAACGGTAATGAATACTCTGCACACACCGCAGAGAAGTCATAAGAACATGAAAAATATCATCCCACTAGGATTTCTTTGATTACCTAATGAACGGAGAAAAGTATCAGAAGAGAAATAGCCTTTGTTATTTACACCAAATCTGAAAAAGTAAGCATTCATTTActcaaaatataaaaagatgatCTGAAATACCAATTTACGTTCTCACCACAAAAATGGACAGCGTAGATGAGCTCCATTTTAGCTTTTCTGTGCTAACCGGCAAACTCATACCCATAGGACTTTTCACCACATCGACTTTTTTCTCGAATACATATTTCTCCAACAGCAGACGACGCGTCGCTCGACTCCAGTTAAAATGATTCGATTGTTTAGacaaatttcaagtttaatctcttttctgctttaaGGTTACTTTAGGCTGCAAGCCTTCAAAATTTCTGAATACAGTTTTTATATGGTTGCATGCATAAGAATGCCTGCAGATTCATATGGTTGCATGCAAAAGAATGCCTGCAGATTCATGCAtttatttaaaagaaaataacaatGCTAATTAAAACTAATGAAATGAAAGCGTTCATTTCTTATGGGATATGATCGACTCATCCACTTCCAAAGAGGTCCCAGCAGTAGATTCCTCATCATGTTCATCATGCTCAGCAACATTAACTTTTAAATCTTTGATGAATAATGAGGCAATAAAGAATATTCCACATGCCGCAATGGAAATACAGAAGCCATTCCggaatttttggaattggTTTTCAAACTCCGGAGATCCTCTGGGTTGCTTTTCTAGAGGTCCTAAGATTGTGGATAATATGGCACTGGCAATGGAAACTCCAACCTGGCCTGATGTCTGGAAAATACCAGAAACAACACCTTGCAAATGTAGTGGTGTTTCTGACATTATGGCGTTTAAATACACCATGAAATAGAGATTGCAAAAGAAGCCCATTATGATTAAAGCAACAAAATGATACTTCCAgtattcattttcaactttatAATCTGTTCTccaaattaaaaatgatCCTCCCAAACAAGCAAGAGCACACAACCTTATGGTATTATTGAAGCCGAGCTTTTTAGGGATCTTAGGACTATACACGAGAGCACTGCACAAAGTGGCGACGGCCATTGGAAAACATTTGACAGATGCCATTAGTGTACTATCACCGGCAATTAAAACATCATACTGAAGTAAAGATGTGAGAACGTCAATGAAGG includes the following:
- a CDS encoding uncharacterized protein (BUSCO:EOG09264IDN) — translated: MQKSLTRLVQLGLASRRASQRRVATPSSVLGLSQFTRSQLGSRGFSWNTSKQYSTSKDDSEKKPEEKSQEKGKQEPKKNAEKDSEKGLNPDVAALLEKTKADLDSIQKQNSQLKDRYMRAIADFRNLQGTTQREMQKARDFALQKFSKDLIETLDNFDHAIDAVKTEDLGSNAGLSTFYDGVKMTKNVFEKTLQKHGIKKIDPLDKEFDPNLHEAVFQLEMPNKEPGTVFSVQQPGYELNGRVLRAAKVGVAKAPEGKEEKK